A portion of the Deltaproteobacteria bacterium genome contains these proteins:
- a CDS encoding alpha/beta hydrolase encodes MPFATINGIELYYEVHGAGPVLVFAHGGGGSHLSWWQQVTEFSKRYQVITFDHRSFGQSHDMPNGPGPHAFVQDLTALLDHLGVHKAAVAGQSMGGWTVCGFAAAHPERTSALILCDTTAGIDSPVAAKSQATTQERARGNLSEILKSAYARSYPERQPAMCFLYQQISALNTHVTPNLVKVLFSVKNDIRAIIEHKIPALLLVGEEDVLAPPEAMASIAAQIPQAKFVTVPHAGHSAYFECAEEFNRLVGGFLQEQVA; translated from the coding sequence ATGCCGTTCGCAACAATCAATGGAATCGAACTGTACTATGAAGTCCACGGCGCTGGTCCGGTGCTAGTGTTCGCTCACGGCGGTGGAGGAAGTCACTTGAGCTGGTGGCAGCAGGTGACGGAGTTTTCCAAGCGCTACCAAGTCATCACTTTTGACCATCGCAGCTTTGGGCAATCGCACGACATGCCGAATGGTCCTGGTCCACACGCGTTTGTCCAGGACCTCACGGCGTTGCTCGATCATCTCGGCGTGCACAAAGCCGCTGTCGCGGGACAGTCGATGGGCGGGTGGACTGTCTGTGGTTTCGCCGCCGCGCATCCGGAACGCACCAGTGCGCTCATTCTTTGCGATACTACTGCAGGCATCGACTCGCCGGTCGCTGCCAAGTCCCAGGCCACCACGCAAGAACGAGCGCGCGGCAACCTCTCGGAAATCCTCAAAAGCGCCTACGCTCGTTCCTATCCCGAGCGCCAACCCGCGATGTGTTTTCTGTACCAACAGATCTCCGCGCTGAACACGCACGTCACCCCTAATCTGGTGAAGGTGCTCTTTAGTGTGAAAAACGACATTCGCGCCATCATCGAACACAAGATTCCTGCGCTGTTGCTGGTGGGCGAAGAAGACGTGCTGGCACCGCCGGAGGCGATGGCGAGCATTGCCGCGCAAATTCCCCAAGCGAAATTCGTGACTGTGCCACATGCGGGCCACTCGGCGTATTTCGAGTGCGCGGAAGAGTTCAATCGCCTCGTCGGTGGATTTTTACAAGAGCAGGTGGCCTAA
- a CDS encoding phenylacetate--CoA ligase family protein, whose protein sequence is MLPQMRSALAGIAWPALLKGQAAQLAATLYQLEQSQWWSPEELAQVQRPQQLALLTHTLQTVPYYRQRYAALGLGTDAESLLTAWASLPILTRTDIQEAGQALRSTAIPAEHEAVTVVQTSGSTGHPVQVWSTGLTQFFWQAFTIREHLWQRRDLSGKLVAIRPDRQKVPGGITSASWGSPMDLLFTTGPAALLHSSTAIDAQVSWLQEQQPTYLLSLPTNLQALAEACRAGGITLPSLCQVRSYGETLRPTLRQQLQETWSVPVSDVYSAQEVGYIALQCPDAEHAHLQSEHLVIEILDEAGRPCSPGDIGRVVLTTLMNFASPLIRYALGDYVEVGPPCACGRGLPVIHRVLGRERNLIVLPDGRRHWPSFPEHEWMPIAPIRQLQLVQKTPQHLEARIVAPRTLTEPEQVRLTNVLNASLGYPFLFTFTYHEALARGKNGKFEDFVSEVSPPRRD, encoded by the coding sequence ATGTTGCCGCAGATGCGCTCGGCGCTGGCGGGGATCGCTTGGCCGGCACTGCTCAAGGGCCAGGCTGCCCAGTTAGCAGCGACGTTGTACCAACTCGAACAGAGTCAGTGGTGGTCCCCTGAAGAGTTGGCTCAAGTGCAACGTCCTCAGCAGTTGGCGCTGCTGACCCACACCCTGCAAACGGTGCCGTATTACCGGCAGCGCTATGCGGCGCTCGGTCTCGGCACGGACGCTGAGAGCCTCCTAACGGCCTGGGCGTCGCTGCCGATTCTCACCCGCACCGATATCCAGGAGGCGGGGCAAGCGCTGCGCAGCACCGCGATTCCAGCGGAGCACGAGGCCGTGACCGTCGTGCAAACCTCGGGCTCGACCGGCCATCCGGTGCAGGTGTGGTCTACCGGGCTGACGCAGTTTTTCTGGCAAGCCTTCACCATACGAGAACACCTCTGGCAACGGCGCGACCTGAGCGGCAAACTCGTGGCGATTCGCCCCGACCGCCAGAAGGTGCCTGGTGGAATAACGTCAGCCAGTTGGGGTTCTCCGATGGACCTGTTGTTCACGACTGGCCCTGCTGCCCTGCTCCACAGCAGCACAGCCATTGACGCCCAGGTGTCATGGCTGCAAGAGCAACAACCTACCTACTTGCTCAGCCTCCCCACCAATCTCCAAGCGCTCGCTGAGGCGTGCCGCGCTGGTGGAATCACCCTGCCCAGCCTGTGCCAAGTGCGCAGTTATGGAGAAACCCTACGCCCTACCCTCCGCCAACAGCTTCAGGAGACCTGGAGTGTCCCAGTTTCTGATGTCTATAGTGCGCAGGAGGTGGGCTATATCGCACTGCAATGCCCGGACGCGGAGCACGCGCACCTTCAGAGCGAGCATCTGGTCATCGAAATCCTCGACGAGGCGGGGCGACCGTGCAGCCCTGGCGACATCGGTCGCGTGGTGTTGACCACGCTGATGAATTTTGCCTCGCCGCTGATCCGCTACGCGCTCGGCGATTATGTCGAAGTCGGGCCGCCGTGCGCCTGTGGGCGGGGCCTGCCGGTCATTCACCGCGTCCTTGGCCGCGAGCGCAACTTGATCGTCCTGCCCGACGGTCGGCGTCATTGGCCAAGTTTTCCCGAACACGAGTGGATGCCCATCGCCCCGATTCGTCAGCTCCAACTCGTGCAGAAAACACCCCAGCACCTCGAGGCCCGGATCGTGGCTCCCCGCACCCTGACCGAACCGGAACAGGTCCGTCTGACCAACGTACTCAACGCCTCGTTAGGTTATCCGTTTCTCTTCACCTTCACCTACCACGAGGCCTTGGCACGTGGCAAAAACGGCAAGTTCGAGGATTTTGTCTCGGAAGTCTCTCCGCCAAGAAGAGATTAG